A region from the Polaribacter sp. Hel1_33_78 genome encodes:
- a CDS encoding YbaB/EbfC family nucleoid-associated protein: MFGDLSGMMNKLKEAQQKVEETKHRLDTVMLDEVSADGKIKVTLTANREIKAIDIDKSLFTDAEELEDYLILTLNKALQKASKINENEMAVAAKSGMPNIPGMDMFK; this comes from the coding sequence ATGTTTGGAGACCTTTCTGGAATGATGAATAAACTAAAAGAAGCACAACAAAAAGTGGAAGAAACCAAACATAGATTGGATACTGTTATGTTAGATGAAGTGAGTGCAGACGGTAAAATAAAAGTAACCTTAACAGCCAATAGAGAAATAAAAGCTATTGATATTGATAAAAGTTTATTCACAGATGCTGAAGAATTGGAAGATTATTTAATTTTAACCTTAAATAAAGCACTTCAAAAAGCTTCAAAAATTAACGAAAATGAAATGGCAGTAGCTGCTAAAAGCGGGATGCCAAATATTCCAGGAATGGATATGTTTAAATAA
- the rocD gene encoding ornithine--oxo-acid transaminase: MTVLDKLTSEEAIALENNYGAHNYHPLPVVLSRGEGVYVWDAEGKKYYDFLSAYSAVNQGHCHPKIIDAMVQQAKTLTLTSRAFYNDMLGKYEKFATELFGFDKLLPMNTGAEAVETALKLARKWAYEVKGIDENKAEIIVCENNFHGRTTTIISFSNDPVARKNFGPYTKGFIKIEYDNLQSLQEALESNQNIAAFLVEPIQGEAGVYVPSEGYLAAAKKMCAAHNVLFIADEVQTGIARTGRLLATCGNCSCEEKNCSGTPEVKADILILGKALSGGAYPVSAVLANNHIMDVIQPGNHGSTFGGNPIAAAVAMAALEVVADEKLAINADALGIIFREELAAFANENDLVKSVRGKGLLNAVLINDTEESSTAWDICMKLRDNGLLAKPTHGNIIRFAPPLVMNKEQLMDCISIIKKTITEFK, from the coding sequence ATGACTGTTTTAGACAAGTTAACTTCGGAAGAAGCAATTGCATTAGAAAACAACTATGGCGCACACAACTATCACCCATTACCAGTGGTGTTAAGTAGGGGTGAAGGTGTATATGTTTGGGATGCAGAAGGTAAAAAGTATTATGATTTTTTATCAGCATACTCTGCTGTAAATCAAGGACATTGCCATCCTAAAATTATAGATGCCATGGTACAGCAAGCAAAAACCTTAACCCTAACATCACGTGCTTTTTATAATGACATGTTGGGAAAATACGAAAAATTTGCAACGGAACTTTTTGGTTTCGACAAACTATTACCCATGAATACAGGAGCAGAAGCTGTAGAGACTGCTTTAAAGTTAGCAAGAAAATGGGCCTATGAAGTAAAAGGAATCGACGAAAACAAAGCTGAAATTATCGTTTGTGAAAACAACTTTCATGGAAGAACAACGACCATAATTTCTTTTTCTAATGATCCTGTAGCAAGAAAGAATTTTGGACCGTATACAAAAGGATTTATAAAAATTGAATATGATAACTTACAATCATTGCAAGAAGCTTTGGAAAGTAATCAAAATATTGCCGCATTTCTAGTAGAACCTATTCAAGGTGAAGCTGGAGTATATGTGCCTTCTGAAGGATATTTAGCAGCTGCAAAAAAAATGTGTGCAGCTCATAATGTATTGTTTATTGCCGATGAAGTGCAGACGGGAATAGCAAGAACGGGCAGACTTTTAGCAACTTGTGGTAATTGTTCTTGTGAAGAAAAAAACTGTTCTGGAACTCCAGAAGTCAAAGCAGATATTTTAATTCTTGGAAAGGCTTTAAGCGGAGGAGCATATCCAGTTTCTGCTGTTTTAGCAAACAATCATATTATGGATGTAATTCAGCCGGGAAATCATGGTTCTACATTTGGTGGAAATCCTATTGCCGCAGCAGTTGCAATGGCTGCGTTAGAAGTAGTTGCTGATGAGAAATTGGCTATTAATGCTGATGCATTAGGAATTATTTTTAGAGAAGAATTAGCCGCTTTTGCTAATGAAAATGATCTGGTAAAATCTGTAAGAGGTAAAGGTTTGTTAAATGCTGTTTTAATTAATGATACAGAAGAAAGCTCTACTGCTTGGGATATTTGTATGAAATTAAGAGACAATGGCTTATTAGCAAAACCAACGCACGGAAATATTATTCGTTTTGCACCACCTTTAGTAATGAACAAAGAACAATTAATGGATTGTATTTCCATTATTAAGAAAACAATTACTGAGTTTAAATAA
- a CDS encoding aminotransferase class I/II-fold pyridoxal phosphate-dependent enzyme yields MKDLFERIIEDKGPLGKWAEQAEGYYVFPKLEGPISNRMSFNGKKVITWSINDYLGLANHPEILKVDGEAATEHGMAYPMGARMMSGHTPKHEQLERECASFVDKEKAYLLNFGYQGIMSAIDALVTKNDIIVYDMDTHACIIDGVRLHAGKRFVYRHNDMESFEKNIKRAKKMADKTGGGILVISEGVFGMRGEQGRLKEIIAFKKEYNFRILVDDAHGFGTLGEGGRGTGFEQGVQDDIDVYFATFAKSMAGIGAFLAGNKDVIQYLQYNMRSQTFAKSLPMAMVKGALKRLDMLRTMPELKEKLWANTNGLQSGLRAAGFDLGTTQTCITPVFLKGEIPEAMAMVNDLRENHGIFCSIVVYPVIPKGLIILRLIPTATHTKEDIDETITAFSAIRKLLENGTYKKIAASIV; encoded by the coding sequence ATGAAAGATTTATTTGAAAGAATAATTGAAGATAAAGGACCTTTAGGTAAATGGGCTGAGCAAGCCGAAGGCTATTACGTTTTCCCTAAATTAGAAGGCCCAATATCTAATAGAATGTCTTTTAATGGAAAGAAAGTGATTACTTGGAGCATCAATGACTACTTGGGTCTTGCGAACCATCCTGAGATTTTAAAAGTAGATGGAGAAGCAGCAACGGAGCACGGAATGGCTTACCCAATGGGAGCAAGAATGATGTCTGGTCATACTCCTAAGCATGAACAATTAGAAAGAGAATGTGCTTCCTTTGTAGACAAAGAAAAAGCATATTTATTAAATTTTGGATACCAAGGAATTATGTCGGCAATAGACGCTTTGGTAACCAAAAATGATATTATTGTGTATGACATGGACACACATGCTTGTATAATAGATGGTGTTCGTTTGCATGCTGGTAAACGTTTTGTATATCGTCATAACGATATGGAAAGTTTTGAGAAAAACATCAAGCGTGCTAAAAAAATGGCAGATAAAACGGGTGGAGGAATTTTAGTGATTTCTGAAGGTGTTTTTGGAATGCGAGGAGAACAGGGCCGTTTAAAAGAAATTATCGCTTTTAAAAAAGAGTATAACTTTAGAATTTTAGTAGACGATGCACATGGATTTGGCACCCTAGGAGAAGGCGGTAGAGGTACTGGTTTTGAACAAGGAGTGCAAGATGATATAGATGTATATTTTGCAACTTTTGCAAAATCTATGGCAGGTATTGGTGCTTTTTTGGCAGGTAATAAAGACGTTATTCAATATTTACAATATAATATGCGTTCCCAAACGTTTGCAAAATCTTTACCAATGGCAATGGTTAAAGGTGCTTTAAAGCGGTTAGACATGCTGCGTACCATGCCTGAGCTAAAAGAAAAATTATGGGCAAACACAAATGGTCTACAATCTGGATTGCGTGCTGCTGGTTTTGATTTAGGAACTACGCAAACATGCATAACCCCAGTATTTTTAAAAGGAGAAATTCCGGAAGCAATGGCAATGGTTAATGATTTGCGTGAAAATCACGGAATCTTTTGTTCTATTGTGGTATATCCTGTAATACCAAAAGGATTAATTATTTTACGTTTGATACCGACAGCAACTCATACAAAAGAAGATATAGATGAAACAATTACAGCATTTTCTGCGATTCGAAAATTGCTAGAAAATGGAACCTATAAAAAAATAGCAGCTTCTATAGTATAG
- a CDS encoding PLP-dependent cysteine synthase family protein translates to MTRHLGITNSILELVGETPLIKLHKITKNLPGSYYAKFEAFNPGHSAKDRIALHIVKDAEKKGILKKGATIIETTSGNTGFSLAMISIVRGYKCILAVSDKSSVDKIDLLKSMGAEVHVCPANVAPDDPRSYYEVAKTIHKKTKNSVYINQYFNELNIEAHYRSTGPEIWEQTQGEVTHVVVASGTGGTISGTGKYLKEQNSNIKVLGVDAFGSVLKKYHETRELDLNEIKPYKIEGLGKNLIPTATDFDVIDIYEKVSDKDAALEARNIVKKEGMFPGYTSGAVMKATKQYAAKDMFTEDSFVVLIFPDHGSRYMNKIYSDDWMKQNDFL, encoded by the coding sequence ATGACAAGACACCTAGGAATCACCAATTCAATTTTAGAGTTAGTAGGCGAAACCCCGCTAATTAAGCTGCATAAGATTACTAAAAATCTGCCAGGTTCTTACTATGCAAAATTTGAAGCTTTTAATCCTGGACATTCTGCAAAAGATAGAATTGCTTTGCATATTGTAAAAGATGCAGAAAAAAAAGGGATTCTTAAAAAAGGAGCTACGATTATAGAAACTACTTCAGGTAACACAGGTTTTAGTTTGGCTATGATTAGTATTGTTAGAGGTTATAAATGTATTTTAGCGGTGAGCGATAAATCTTCGGTAGATAAAATAGATTTATTGAAATCTATGGGGGCAGAAGTTCATGTATGCCCAGCGAACGTTGCACCAGATGATCCAAGGTCATACTACGAAGTAGCTAAAACGATTCACAAGAAAACGAAGAATTCTGTATATATTAATCAATATTTTAACGAGCTTAACATAGAAGCACATTACCGATCTACCGGACCAGAAATCTGGGAGCAAACTCAAGGGGAAGTTACTCATGTCGTAGTGGCAAGTGGCACAGGAGGTACTATTTCTGGGACAGGAAAGTACTTAAAAGAACAAAACTCAAATATTAAAGTTTTAGGAGTAGATGCTTTTGGCTCGGTACTAAAAAAATACCATGAAACCAGAGAACTCGACTTAAATGAAATAAAGCCTTATAAAATTGAAGGTTTAGGCAAAAACTTAATTCCGACAGCTACAGATTTTGATGTGATCGATATTTATGAAAAAGTATCTGACAAAGATGCTGCATTAGAAGCCAGAAATATTGTGAAAAAAGAAGGAATGTTTCCGGGGTATACAAGTGGTGCTGTTATGAAAGCTACAAAACAATATGCGGCTAAAGATATGTTTACAGAAGATAGTTTTGTAGTTTTAATTTTTCCAGACCATGGATCTCGTTATATGAACAAAATTTATAGTGATGACTGGATGAAACAAAATGATTTTCTATAA
- a CDS encoding DUF2752 domain-containing protein codes for MLPCLNKQFFGIDCLGCGLQRGFIHLVKGEFIAAFKSYPAIYTLVLFAFFLLLDFAFKFKKSRKIIIIFTAINVLVIVISYFIKMKYLFIR; via the coding sequence ATGCTACCCTGCTTAAACAAACAATTTTTTGGAATTGATTGTTTAGGCTGTGGCCTACAAAGAGGATTTATTCATTTGGTAAAAGGGGAGTTTATTGCTGCTTTTAAGAGCTATCCTGCAATTTACACACTCGTACTTTTTGCATTTTTTTTATTACTGGATTTTGCATTCAAGTTTAAAAAAAGTCGAAAAATTATTATTATTTTTACTGCCATAAATGTCTTGGTCATCGTAATTAGTTACTTTATCAAAATGAAATATCTATTTATACGCTAA
- a CDS encoding DUF5362 family protein, with protein MIHNPITELEQLTLTGASKTFLKETAKWTKFLAILGFVFICFMLVLAIFTTTIYEYAVIIKPDLPRGLGLVMMITYLLLAFIYFFPVYYLLKFSNQLKKALSTKNDEILAKAFEMLKSHYKFIGVFTIITISLYVLLAIVAMMGAL; from the coding sequence ATGATACATAATCCAATAACAGAATTAGAGCAATTAACCTTAACTGGTGCCTCAAAAACTTTTTTAAAAGAAACGGCTAAATGGACTAAGTTTTTAGCAATACTTGGTTTTGTGTTCATTTGTTTTATGCTCGTGTTAGCAATATTTACAACTACTATTTATGAATATGCCGTGATAATAAAACCAGATTTACCAAGAGGTTTAGGATTAGTAATGATGATTACCTATTTGCTATTAGCTTTTATTTACTTTTTTCCAGTATATTATTTATTAAAGTTTTCTAACCAACTAAAAAAAGCATTGTCTACAAAAAATGATGAGATTTTAGCAAAAGCTTTTGAAATGTTAAAATCGCATTACAAGTTTATAGGAGTGTTTACAATTATTACTATTTCTTTATATGTGCTATTAGCTATTGTTGCAATGATGGGAGCATTATAG
- a CDS encoding S9 family peptidase, whose protein sequence is MKSTDAKYPVADRQPEKLEKHGDVRMDNYFWMRLTDAQKNATEKDQQTRKVVDYLEAENTYYNKVTDHTKDFQKDLFEEMKGRIKEDDTSVPYKENGYFYITRYEIGKQYPIYSRKKETLDAAEEILFNVNDAAEGYDYFQLGGLNISEDNKLMVFATDTVSRRQYFLRIKNLETGEIYKDIIKNTTGGSVWANDNKTIFYTKKNPETLRSEKVFRHVLGTPTSEDVEVFHEKDDTFGTYVTKSKSNDFIIVGSYSTLSTEAQFLDANNPNGKFTILQAREKELEYNVAHYKDHFYLLTNKDGATNFKMMKTPVLATGKENWVDVIAHREDTLLEDFSIFKDFIVIEERTNGLNKIRIKRWDQKEDFYLPFDEETYAAGVFPNPEFDTNVIRYSYNSFTTPSSVIDFNIRDKSQEVKKEQEVLGGKFKKENYNSKRIWATAIDGKKVAISIVYHKNTKLNENTPLLQYAYGSYGATIPDSFSTTRLSLLDRGFVFAIAHIRGSQYLGRDWYEDGKMFHKKNTFTDFIACSKYLIDNKYTSAKHLYAMGGSAGGLLIGVVVNLNPELYNGVIAAVPFVDVISTMLDDSIPLTTGEYDEWGNPNNKDSYDYIKSYSPYDQVTEKAYPNMLVTTGYHDSQVQYWEPAKWVAKLRALKTDTNLLMLDTNMDAGHGGASGRFEALKETAKDYTFFLALENKLKV, encoded by the coding sequence ATGAAGAGTACAGATGCAAAGTACCCTGTTGCTGATAGGCAGCCTGAAAAATTAGAAAAACACGGAGATGTTAGAATGGATAATTATTTTTGGATGCGTTTAACGGATGCTCAAAAAAATGCTACAGAGAAAGATCAGCAAACTCGAAAAGTAGTTGATTATTTAGAAGCAGAGAATACCTATTACAATAAAGTAACGGACCATACTAAAGACTTTCAGAAAGATTTATTTGAAGAAATGAAAGGTAGAATTAAAGAAGATGATACTTCCGTACCTTATAAAGAAAATGGTTATTTTTATATAACACGTTATGAAATAGGAAAGCAATATCCAATTTATAGCCGAAAAAAGGAAACTTTAGATGCAGCGGAAGAAATCCTTTTTAATGTAAATGATGCCGCCGAAGGGTATGATTATTTTCAATTAGGTGGTTTAAATATTTCTGAAGATAATAAACTCATGGTTTTTGCAACCGATACGGTGAGTAGAAGACAATATTTTTTACGCATTAAAAATCTAGAAACAGGAGAAATTTATAAAGATATAATTAAAAATACCACAGGTGGTTCTGTTTGGGCAAATGATAACAAAACCATTTTTTACACAAAGAAAAATCCAGAAACCTTGAGAAGCGAAAAGGTTTTTAGACATGTATTAGGTACACCAACTTCAGAAGATGTAGAAGTTTTTCATGAAAAAGATGATACTTTTGGTACGTATGTAACTAAATCGAAATCTAATGACTTTATAATCGTCGGTTCTTATAGTACATTATCTACAGAAGCACAGTTCTTAGACGCCAACAATCCAAACGGAAAATTCACCATTTTACAAGCAAGAGAAAAAGAGTTAGAATACAATGTTGCGCATTATAAAGATCATTTTTATCTATTAACCAATAAAGATGGTGCTACCAATTTCAAGATGATGAAAACACCTGTTTTAGCTACAGGTAAAGAAAATTGGGTAGATGTTATTGCACATAGAGAAGATACCTTATTAGAAGATTTTTCCATATTTAAAGACTTTATAGTAATTGAAGAACGCACCAATGGATTGAATAAAATACGCATAAAACGTTGGGATCAAAAGGAAGATTTTTATTTGCCTTTTGATGAAGAAACATATGCTGCTGGTGTATTTCCTAATCCAGAATTTGATACAAACGTTATTAGGTATTCCTATAATTCGTTTACAACGCCAAGTTCTGTTATTGACTTCAACATCAGAGATAAATCGCAAGAGGTTAAAAAAGAACAAGAGGTGTTAGGCGGAAAATTCAAAAAAGAAAACTACAACAGTAAACGAATTTGGGCAACTGCAATAGACGGTAAAAAAGTGGCTATTTCTATAGTATATCATAAAAATACTAAGTTAAATGAAAATACACCATTATTACAATATGCATACGGTTCTTATGGAGCTACAATTCCAGATAGTTTTTCAACCACACGTTTAAGTTTATTAGATAGAGGTTTTGTTTTTGCAATCGCGCATATTAGAGGAAGTCAATATTTAGGAAGAGATTGGTATGAAGATGGTAAAATGTTTCACAAAAAAAATACGTTTACTGATTTTATAGCTTGTTCTAAATATTTAATTGATAATAAGTACACCTCTGCCAAACATTTATACGCCATGGGAGGTTCCGCCGGAGGATTATTAATTGGTGTTGTTGTTAACCTGAATCCAGAATTATACAATGGTGTTATTGCCGCCGTACCATTTGTGGATGTCATATCGACTATGTTAGATGATAGTATTCCATTAACCACAGGAGAATATGATGAATGGGGTAACCCTAATAACAAAGATAGTTACGACTATATAAAATCGTATTCACCCTATGATCAGGTAACTGAAAAAGCATATCCAAATATGTTAGTGACCACGGGGTATCATGATTCTCAGGTACAGTATTGGGAACCTGCAAAATGGGTCGCGAAACTGCGAGCGCTAAAAACAGACACCAATTTATTAATGTTAGATACCAATATGGATGCCGGTCATGGAGGAGCATCTGGACGTTTTGAAGCATTAAAAGAAACAGCAAAAGATTACACTTTCTTTTTAGCGCTTGAAAACAAATTAAAGGTATAG
- a CDS encoding CCC motif membrane protein, with amino-acid sequence MERQSLPNATTSLILGILSVVTCICYGVIGLPLGIIAFVLGNKALKVYHENPKDYKGSGNANAGKALGIVGIILNLLFIVFVILAFYKIGLENIQNPELMQQRMNEILGE; translated from the coding sequence ATGGAAAGACAAAGTTTACCAAATGCAACCACATCGCTCATTTTAGGAATCTTATCAGTAGTAACTTGTATTTGTTATGGAGTAATCGGTTTGCCTTTAGGTATTATCGCTTTTGTTTTAGGAAACAAAGCTTTAAAAGTGTACCATGAAAATCCTAAAGACTATAAAGGTTCAGGGAATGCAAATGCGGGTAAAGCATTAGGTATTGTGGGCATCATTTTAAATCTACTTTTTATAGTCTTCGTTATTTTGGCATTTTACAAAATTGGATTGGAAAACATACAAAATCCAGAATTAATGCAACAAAGAATGAATGAGATTTTGGGTGAATAA